In one Diabrotica virgifera virgifera chromosome 5, PGI_DIABVI_V3a genomic region, the following are encoded:
- the LOC126885531 gene encoding putative uncharacterized protein DDB_G0282133 encodes METRLNKKQKETEERYSEEGIENVDEEISITETTIKESTTEMSTMDRILQMLQIQEENSRRQAEKIKKSIDENSKRQDLGFKQMEHRLEQHKEDVQMYLKQMKHEVEQKTKEISQNLEKHTKKLQNLEKHVEDRDEEIEDRFKKLDKKLLEVKSQHNTGERRQVIIHNGAENKVQFGGDIKKQHPVPFIRMLKNKKQGYEEFEEAKDMIRTHFKDGAALWFESKQNELQDWEEFERKFLRYYWGKEKQMVVNSELQNGKYDEKLGISEEKYALQVYASGQYLNYNYSEEQLVELIARHFDNTMEDYVTLQGYRDMDSLCQFLVVREARRKERRTGRQTENNGNNQTNRTNNYRQSRNENPYRYNGYRDNEGQRYTNNFNQNRYEQNRNGYHQNRFQNSGRNYNNQPYQPNAGRENFNRGNQYNNNNGQGREQNREINSLSFTREGENEQGHQEMDNVEVEINRAGSSFQEGTH; translated from the coding sequence ATGGAGACAAGactcaacaaaaaacaaaaggaAACAGAAGAACGTTATAGCGAGGAAGGAATAGAAAATGTAGACGAAGAAATTAGTATTACAGAAACAACAATCAAGGAGAGTACCACAGAAATGTCAACAATGGATAGGATATTACAAATGCTACAGATACAGGAAGAAAACAGTAGAAGACAagcagaaaaaataaaaaaaagtatagatgaAAACAGTAAACGACAAGATCTAGGTTTTAAACAAATGGAGCATAGACTAGAACAGCACAAAGAGGATGTACAAATGTATTTAAAACAGATGAAACATGAAGTAGAGCAGAAAACAAAGGAAATTAGccaaaatttagaaaaacatacCAAGAAACTACAGAATTTGGAGAAACATGTAGAAGATAGAGACGAGGAAATAGAGGATAGATTTAAAAAATTGGATAAGAAACTATTGGAAGTAAAATCACAACATAATACTGGAGAAAGAAGACAAGTAATTATACACAATGGAGCAGAAAATAAGGtccaatttggcggggatataAAGAAACAGCACCCAGTCCCGTTTATTAGgatgcttaaaaataaaaaacaaggaTATGAAGAGTTTGAAGAGGCTAAGGATATGATAAGGACTCATTTTAAGGATGGAGCAGCATTATGGTTCGAGAGTAAGCAAAATGAGTTGCAAGATTGGGAAGAATTTGAAAGaaaatttttgagatattattGGGGAAAAGAGAAACAGATGGTCGTGAATAGTGAACTACAAAATGGAAAATATGATGAGAAACTAGGAATATCCGAAGAGAAATATGCATTGCAAGTATACGCCAGTGGgcaatatttaaattataattattcggaAGAACAGCTAGTTGAATTGATAGCAAGACATTTTGACAATACAATGGAAGACTATGTCACCTTGCAAGGATATAGGGACATGGACAGTTTATGCCAGTTTTTAGTTGTAAGAGAGGCTCGAAGAAAAGAAAGAAGGACCGGTAGACAAACGGAAAACAATGGGAACAACCAAACAAACCGCACAAACAACTACAGACAGTCTCGTAATGAAAATCCTTACCGATACAATGGATATAGGGATAATGAGGGACAAAGATATACAAACAATTTTAATCAAAATAGATATGAACAGAATAGAAATGGATATCATCAAAATAGATTTCAAAACAGTGGGAGAAATTATAACAATCAACCATATCAGCCAAATGCAGGTCGGGAAAATTTTAATAGAGGAAACCAATATAACAACAACAATGGACAAGGAAGAGAACAGAACAGAGAAATAAACAGTCTAAGTTTCACCAGAGAAGGAGAAAATGAACAAGGACACCAAGAAATGGACAATGTGGAAGTAGAAATCAATAGAGCAGGGTCGTCTTTTCAGGAGGGCACTCACTAA